One stretch of Arthrobacter polaris DNA includes these proteins:
- a CDS encoding DUF805 domain-containing protein, protein MPPAQQDLSLASPQLKDTGPGTAFKSFXKHYATFSARASRSDYWWVQLFMVALLLGMSXLVTGLDRSGMGMLEAVGGFVGLSYALFLLAIVVPALALSVRRLHDANLSGGFLGLLVPYVGVLVVFILLLLPSNPQGVRFEKAFQYRP, encoded by the coding sequence GTGCCTCCCGCCCAGCAGGACTTATCCCTGGCAAGCCCACAGTTGAAGGACACTGGGCCCGGCACAGCATTCAAGAGCTTTNTCAAGCATTACGCCACGTTCAGCGCCCGTGCTAGCCGAAGCGATTATTGGTGGGTGCAACTGTTCATGGTGGCCCTGCTCCTGGGTATGAGCNTTTTGGTGACGGGACTTGACCGCTCAGGTATGGGAATGTTGGAGGCAGTGGGCGGGTTTGTTGGGCTGAGCTATGCGCTGTTCCTGCTGGCCATTGTTGTCCCCGCGTTGGCGCTGTCGGTTCGTCGTTTGCATGATGCGAACCTCAGCGGCGGCTTCCTTGGGCTTTTGGTTCCCTATGTGGGTGTGCTGGTGGTTTTCATTTTGCTGCTGCTCCCCAGCAATCCCCAAGGTGTCCGCTTCGAGAAGGCGTTCCAGTACCGCCCCTAG
- the rpsA gene encoding 30S ribosomal protein S1, with protein sequence MTITTXEKTSTTPVVAINDIGTAEEFLAAVDATIKYFNDGDLVEGIVVKVDRDEVLLDIGYKTEGVIPSRELSIKHDVDPGDVVSVGDQVEALVLTKEDKEGRLILSKKRAQYERAWGDIEKVKEEDGVVTGTVIEVVKGGLILDIGLRGFLPASLVEMRRVRDLAPYIGQQIEAKIIELDKNRNNVVLSRRAWLEQTQSEVRSTFLNKLEKGQVRPGVVSSIVNFGAFVDLGGVDGLVHVSELSWKHIDHPSEVVEVGQEVTVEVLEVDLDRERVSLSLKATQEDPWQTFARTHALGQVVPGKVTKLVPFGAFVRVEDGIEGLVHISELAVRHVELAEQVVSVGDELFVKVIDIDLERRRISLSLKQANEGVDVDSTEFDPALYGMVAEYDEEGNYKYPEGFDSESNEWLEGYESQRAVWEQQYADAQTRWEAHKKQVAEHAAEDAAADGAGEGGESAGTSYSSEPAATESGAGTLASDEALAALREKLTGN encoded by the coding sequence ATGACCATCACGACCNCCGAGAAGACTAGTACCACTCCCGTTGTTGCCATCAACGACATTGGTACTGCTGAAGAATTCCTCGCCGCAGTAGATGCAACCATCAAGTACTTCAACGACGGCGACCTCGTCGAAGGTATTGTTGTCAAGGTTGATCGCGACGAAGTTCTGCTCGACATCGGTTACAAGACCGAAGGCGTCATCCCCTCCCGCGAGCTGTCCATCAAGCACGACGTTGATCCCGGAGATGTTGTCTCCGTTGGCGATCAGGTCGAAGCCTTGGTCCTCACGAAGGAAGATAAAGAAGGCCGTCTGATTCTCTCCAAGAAGCGCGCACAGTACGAGCGCGCCTGGGGCGATATCGAGAAGGTCAAGGAAGAAGATGGTGTCGTTACCGGTACCGTCATCGAGGTGGTCAAGGGTGGTCTTATCCTCGACATCGGCCTGCGCGGCTTCTTGCCCGCATCGCTGGTCGAGATGCGCCGCGTGCGCGACCTGGCTCCCTACATCGGTCAGCAGATCGAAGCCAAGATCATCGAGCTGGACAAGAACCGCAACAACGTTGTTCTGTCCCGCCGTGCCTGGCTCGAGCAGACCCAGTCCGAGGTTCGTTCCACGTTCCTTAACAAGCTGGAAAAGGGTCAGGTTCGTCCCGGCGTTGTTTCCTCCATTGTCAACTTCGGTGCCTTCGTGGACCTTGGCGGCGTAGACGGCCTCGTCCACGTTTCCGAGCTGTCCTGGAAGCACATCGACCACCCGTCCGAGGTTGTCGAAGTTGGCCAGGAAGTCACCGTCGAGGTTCTGGAAGTGGACCTGGACCGCGAGCGTGTATCACTCTCGCTCAAGGCTACGCAGGAAGATCCGTGGCAGACCTTCGCCCGCACACACGCCCTCGGGCAGGTTGTACCGGGTAAGGTCACCAAGCTGGTTCCGTTCGGTGCGTTCGTTCGCGTTGAAGACGGCATCGAAGGCCTGGTTCACATCTCCGAGTTGGCAGTACGCCACGTTGAACTGGCCGAGCAGGTTGTCTCCGTTGGTGACGAACTGTTCGTCAAGGTCATCGACATCGACCTGGAACGCCGCCGCATTTCGCTGTCCCTCAAGCAGGCCAACGAAGGCGTGGACGTGGACTCCACCGAGTTCGATCCCGCCCTCTACGGCATGGTTGCCGAGTACGACGAAGAAGGCAACTACAAGTACCCGGAGGGCTTCGATTCCGAGTCCAACGAGTGGCTTGAAGGCTACGAGAGCCAGCGCGCCGTATGGGAGCAGCAGTACGCTGACGCCCAGACACGCTGGGAAGCACACAAGAAGCAGGTTGCTGAGCACGCCGCAGAAGATGCAGCTGCCGACGGCGCCGGTGAAGGTGGCGAGTCCGCAGGGACTTCCTACTCCTCCGAGCCTGCTGCAACCGAATCAGGAGCCGGTACACTGGCATCCGATGAGGCACTTGCTGCGCTGCGCGAAAAGCTGACCGGAAACTAA
- the coaE gene encoding dephospho-CoA kinase, producing MLSLGLTGGIAAGKSLLSHRFVELGAVLIDADRLAREVVAPGTAGLAAVAAHFGAQILLADGSLNRPHLGALVFADKNQLAALNGIVHPLVRAAADTLQHDAGAGAVVVQDIPLLVETGQXANFHLVVVVEAPVEARISRMMINRGMTRTDAQARIAAQASDTAREAAADILLKNSGEPAEVLAELEALWHERLLPFAANLAAGVPATVDGPAVIVGARTDWAVQAERIMARLARAAGDIAIGIDHIGSTAVPGLAAKDVLDLQIRVKDLRDADALAQVLGAAGFPARPGSWWDTGHDFGGGKLGQRWEKRFHNSADXGRPVNVHVRVEGSPAXLLAIAFRDWLRAEAXLRGRYQSFKQELAATHSGEKSSSAYAQAKEPWFALAVPELVLWLEQQHR from the coding sequence ATGCTCTCACTTGGTCTCACCGGCGGCATTGCGGCCGGAAAATCACTGCTCTCCCACCGTTTTGTGGAGTTGGGGGCTGTGCTGATTGACGCCGACCGGCTGGCCCGTGAAGTGGTGGCTCCGGGAACTGCTGGCTTGGCCGCTGTCGCAGCGCATTTTGGGGCCCAGATCCTCCTGGCAGATGGCAGCTTGAACCGGCCGCACCTCGGCGCGCTGGTGTTCGCCGACAAGAACCAGCTCGCAGCGCTCAATGGGATAGTGCATCCTCTGGTGCGGGCTGCCGCTGACACGCTCCAGCACGACGCCGGAGCCGGTGCCGTGGTGGTCCAAGACATTCCCCTGCTCGTGGAGACGGGCCAGNGGGCGAATTTTCACCTGGTTGTGGTGGTCGAGGCTCCAGTTGAAGCGCGCATTTCGCGCATGATGATCAACCGTGGCATGACCCGGACGGATGCACAGGCCAGGATCGCAGCCCAGGCCAGTGACACGGCCCGGGAAGCGGCCGCTGACATCCTACTGAAGAACAGTGGTGAGCCAGCCGAGGTGCTCGCGGAACTGGAGGCTCTCTGGCATGAACGGTTGCTGCCCTTCGCTGCCAATCTTGCTGCAGGTGTGCCAGCTACCGTGGATGGTCCAGCAGTGATTGTTGGTGCAAGGACTGATTGGGCTGTCCAAGCAGAACGCATCATGGCGCGGCTGGCTAGGGCTGCCGGGGATATAGCCATCGGCATTGACCACATTGGTTCAACCGCTGTGCCCGGGCTTGCAGCCAAAGACGTCCTAGACCTACAAATCCGGGTGAAAGATTTAAGGGATGCTGATGCCTTGGCCCAGGTTCTTGGAGCCGCAGGATTTCCTGCGCGCCCGGGCTCGTGGTGGGACACCGGCCATGACTTTGGCGGCGGCAAGCTTGGGCAGCGCTGGGAGAAGAGATTCCATAATTCTGCGGACNCCGGGCGCCCCGTGAACGTGCACGTGCGGGTTGAGGGTTCCCCGGCGNCTTTGCTCGCTATCGCTTTTAGGGACTGGCTGCGAGCGGAAGCCNCTTTACGGGGTCGGTACCAATCATTTAAGCAAGAACTTGCTGCCACGCATTCCGGAGAGAAATCCAGCAGTGCCTACGCGCAGGCGAAGGAGCCGTGGTTTGCCTTGGCAGTCCCAGAGCTGGTTCTCTGGCTGGAGCAGCAGCACCGTTAG
- a CDS encoding GNAT family N-acetyltransferase: protein MPQSYEPGINRQSRSFPYELRSFPSRFVEGKVPSEVAHWMQAVTLGFHGDAPSDAEIALYVASEEADGRMITGXYLQDASSPAGAWGADYPVATYAYHRKSLNVGAGTLLPVHQITAVTVRPSHRRRGLLRAMMGSDLAQAKAAGIPMAALTATEATIYGRFGXGVATENSEIEVTVKGGLAFIVPAAASQGVVEIADVLTVRELHNDIFARVHAKTYGSIGRHDMYRLIASGQSQYGRTEPVKNIRAALHYDASGTVDGYVTYQPSRDKSPAAVAIVDFLAVTDGAYLALWNYLGSLDLIEVITWXQCPVVDPLEWAMAAKRLYKRTLTEDHLWLRILDTPGALAAREYAVDGRITVHIGDPLGHASGIFAIEVVHGKATVTRCPEDGSVEWELSMGVSELSSLYLGAVRARTLQXAGRIREESPGALALLDAMFAPAESPHSLTDF from the coding sequence ATGCCGCAGAGCTACGAACCAGGCATCAACCGCCAGAGCCGTTCCTTCCCCTACGAACTGCGTTCCTTCCCGTCCCGGTTTGTGGAAGGGAAGGTCCCTTCCGAGGTGGCGCACTGGATGCAGGCCGTCACGCTGGGATTCCACGGCGATGCACCCAGCGATGCGGAGATTGCCTTGTACGTAGCCTCTGAGGAGGCCGACGGGCGGATGATCACAGGGNCCTACCTCCAGGACGCGAGCTCGCCGGCGGGAGCGTGGGGCGCCGATTACCCCGTGGCGACCTATGCCTACCACCGCAAGAGCTTGAATGTGGGTGCCGGGACGTTGCTCCCCGTGCACCAGATCACCGCCGTAACGGTGCGTCCCAGCCACCGCCGTCGTGGTTTGTTAAGGGCCATGATGGGCTCCGATCTGGCCCAAGCCAAGGCCGCGGGCATCCCCATGGCGGCACTGACGGCCACCGAAGCGACCATTTACGGGCGCTTCGGCNTTGGTGTGGCCACCGAAAACAGTGAGATCGAAGTGACCGTCAAGGGCGGGTTGGCCTTCATCGTGCCCGCAGCGGCTTCCCAAGGCGTGGTGGAAATTGCCGACGTGTTGACGGTGCGGGAGCTGCACAATGACATCTTTGCCCGCGTCCACGCCAAAACGTACGGTTCCATTGGCCGCCACGACATGTACCGGCTGATTGCCTCCGGCCAATCCCAGTACGGGCGCACGGAGCCCGTCAAGAACATTCGTGCGGCCCTGCACTATGACGCCTCCGGTACCGTGGATGGCTATGTGACCTACCAGCCCAGCCGCGATAAGTCACCTGCGGCCGTGGCCATTGTGGACTTCCTGGCCGTCACTGATGGAGCGTATCTGGCCCTGTGGAACTATTTGGGTTCCTTGGACCTCATTGAGGTCATCACATGGNGACAGTGCCCCGTGGTAGATCCGCTCGAGTGGGCCATGGCGGCCAAGCGCCTGTACAAGAGAACCTTGACCGAGGACCACCTGTGGCTGCGCATCCTGGACACCCCAGGTGCCCTGGCAGCCCGAGAATACGCCGTAGACGGCAGGATCACCGTGCACATCGGTGATCCGCTAGGTCACGCCTCGGGCATCTTCGCCATTGAGGTGGTGCACGGCAAGGCCACCGTCACCCGGTGCCCGGAGGACGGCTCCGTGGAGTGGGAACTGAGCATGGGTGTCAGCGAACTCTCCAGCCTGTATCTAGGGGCAGTCAGGGCACGAACACTGCAANAGGCGGGCCGAATCCGCGAGGAAAGCCCGGGCGCTCTAGCCTTGCTTGACGCCATGTTCGCCCCGGCCGAGTCCCCGCACAGCCTGACGGACTTCTAA
- the uvrB gene encoding excinuclease ABC subunit UvrB, which translates to MSLAQEINRVVAXFEVISEFQPAGDQPAAIKELTERINNGEKDVVLLGATGTGKSATTAWLIEQVQRPTLVLVQNKTLAAQLANEFRELLPNNAVEYFVSYYDYYQPEAYVPQSDTFIEKDSSVNEEVERLRHSATNALLTRRDVIVVATVSCIYGLGTPEEYVAGMVTLTRGDQMNRDDLLRKFVSMQYTRNDIDFHRGTFRVRGDTVEIIPMYEEQAIRVEFFGDEVESIYTLHPLTGEILREENEMYVFPASHYVAGPERMARAVKQIEDELASRTKELESQNKLLEAQRLRMRTTYDLEMMEQMGFCNGIENYSRHIDGRAQGSAPHCLIDYFPDDFLLVIDESHVTVPQIGAMYEGDMSRKRTLVDHGFRLPSAMDNRPLKWDEFLERVGQTVYLSATXGKYELGVSDGYVQQIIRPTGLIDPEIIVKPSQDQINDLLGEIRKRTXKNERILVTTLTKRMSEDLTNYLLGNGIKVEYLHSDVDTLRRVELLRELRMGVXDVLVGINLLREGLDLPEVSLVSILDADKEGFLRSSTALIQTIGRAARNVSGEVHMYADRITASMQFAIDETNRRREIQVQYNKDHGIDPQPLRKRIADITDQLAREDADTAALLEEARSRREGSGKKKAVRADGLASRPAAELVSLIEELTAQMHGAAADLHFELAARLRDEVXDLKKELRQMREAGHA; encoded by the coding sequence ATGAGTCTTGCGCAGGAAATCAACCGTGTCGTGGCCNCCTTTGAAGTCATCAGTGAGTTCCAGCCTGCCGGTGACCAGCCAGCTGCCATCAAGGAGCTGACCGAACGCATCAACAATGGCGAGAAAGACGTGGTGCTTCTGGGTGCCACCGGAACCGGAAAATCGGCCACCACGGCGTGGCTGATTGAACAAGTGCAACGCCCCACGCTTGTCCTGGTGCAAAACAAGACACTGGCCGCACAGCTGGCCAATGAATTCAGGGAACTGTTGCCCAACAACGCCGTCGAATATTTTGTTTCTTATTATGATTACTACCAGCCCGAGGCCTACGTCCCGCAATCGGACACGTTCATTGAAAAGGACTCCTCCGTCAACGAGGAAGTAGAACGGCTGCGGCACTCTGCCACCAATGCGCTGCTGACTCGCCGTGACGTGATCGTGGTGGCCACCGTTTCCTGTATCTACGGCCTAGGTACCCCAGAGGAGTACGTGGCGGGGATGGTCACACTCACGCGCGGGGACCAGATGAACCGTGATGACCTGCTGCGAAAATTTGTCAGCATGCAGTACACCCGCAACGATATTGACTTCCACCGTGGCACGTTCCGCGTGCGCGGGGACACAGTAGAAATCATCCCGATGTATGAAGAACAGGCCATCAGGGTGGAATTCTTCGGCGATGAAGTGGAGAGCATATACACCTTGCACCCTCTGACGGGAGAAATCCTCCGGGAAGAAAACGAGATGTACGTTTTCCCGGCGTCGCACTACGTTGCTGGACCTGAACGTATGGCCCGGGCTGTGAAACAGATTGAAGATGAGCTCGCATCGCGCACGAAGGAACTTGAGAGCCAAAATAAGCTTCTTGAAGCCCAGAGGCTACGCATGCGTACCACCTATGACCTTGAAATGATGGAGCAGATGGGCTTCTGCAACGGCATCGAAAACTATTCCAGGCACATTGACGGCCGCGCACAAGGAAGCGCACCGCACTGCCTCATTGACTACTTCCCCGATGACTTTCTGCTGGTCATTGACGAATCCCACGTCACTGTCCCACAAATTGGTGCCATGTATGAGGGCGATATGTCGCGCAAACGCACGCTAGTGGACCATGGCTTCCGGCTTCCCTCGGCCATGGATAACAGGCCGCTGAAATGGGACGAATTCCTTGAGCGCGTGGGACAGACCGTGTATTTGTCAGCCACCNCGGGCAAGTATGAGCTTGGCGTATCCGACGGTTACGTGCAACAGATTATCCGGCCTACCGGACTCATTGACCCTGAAATCATTGTGAAGCCATCACAGGATCAGATCAATGACCTCCTCGGTGAGATCCGCAAGCGGACANGCAAAAACGAGCGCATTCTGGTGACCACGCTGACAAAACGCATGTCGGAGGATTTGACAAACTATCTGCTAGGTAACGGGATCAAGGTCGAGTACTTACACTCCGACGTTGACACGCTGCGCCGGGTGGAACTGTTGCGCGAACTCCGTATGGGTGTTNTTGATGTGCTCGTGGGCATCAACCTACTCCGTGAGGGTCTGGATCTGCCGGAGGTTTCCTTGGTGAGCATCCTGGATGCGGACAAGGAAGGCTTCCTGCGCTCTTCAACAGCCCTGATTCAGACCATCGGACGCGCGGCCCGAAACGTCTCGGGTGAGGTACACATGTATGCGGACAGGATCACCGCGTCCATGCAGTTTGCCATCGACGAGACAAACCGACGCCGGGAGATCCAGGTCCAGTACAACAAGGACCACGGCATTGACCCGCAGCCGCTGCGTAAGCGGATTGCGGACATCACCGATCAACTGGCCCGTGAAGATGCCGATACTGCCGCATTGCTTGAGGAAGCCCGGAGCCGGCGCGAAGGCAGTGGCAAGAAGAAGGCGGTGCGCGCCGATGGGCTTGCTTCCCGCCCGGCAGCGGAACTTGTCAGCCTGATCGAAGAACTGACGGCTCAAATGCATGGGGCCGCAGCGGACCTGCATTTTGAGCTTGCAGCACGGCTACGCGACGAAGTGNGGGACCTGAAGAAGGAACTCCGGCAAATGCGCGAAGCAGGGCACGCCTAA
- a CDS encoding ABC transporter permease — protein sequence MNNSTLLLLGPSAWVLLALFLVLAAVVWRAALGRSPWQMLVAGTRALLQLAIVALVIAWLSDRGAWAFAFVAVMFLVGVWTCGHRVAPKGRWWIAGVALAAGVLPVAVLMFAAGVLPFNALAIIAVLGQQIGGAMSTVTLSGRRIRDELIQRRGEVEAAVALGLPWSAARMMVARPVAGEAVLPSVDQTRTAGLVTLPGAFVGMILGGAAPLDAGLIQLLVLISLLLVNSSSAAVTLWLSCQGAWTRTAQR from the coding sequence GTGAACAATTCAACCCTNTTGCTTTTGGGCCCGAGTGCGTGGGTTCTACTGGCGCTTTTCTTGGTGCTGGCAGCTGTGGTGTGGCGCGCGGCTTTGGGCCGGTCCCCGTGGCAAATGCTGGTGGCTGGAACCCGGGCGTTGCTCCAGTTGGCGATCGTGGCCCTTGTCATTGCATGGCTGTCCGATCGTGGCGCCTGGGCCTTTGCCTTTGTTGCTGTGATGTTTCTGGTGGGCGTGTGGACCTGTGGCCACCGTGTTGCTCCCAAGGGCAGGTGGTGGATCGCTGGCGTTGCACTAGCTGCCGGTGTCCTGCCGGTGGCTGTGCTGATGTTTGCCGCTGGAGTTCTGCCGTTTAACGCACTGGCAATTATTGCGGTGTTGGGACAGCAAATTGGTGGGGCTATGTCCACGGTGACGTTGAGTGGGCGCCGGATCCGTGACGAGCTGATCCAACGGCGCGGAGAGGTGGAGGCTGCTGTGGCGCTGGGGCTTCCTTGGTCTGCAGCCAGAATGATGGTGGCCAGGCCTGTGGCTGGCGAGGCAGTCCTGCCGTCGGTGGATCAGACCCGGACCGCAGGACTGGTGACACTTCCTGGCGCCTTTGTGGGCATGATCTTAGGCGGTGCTGCTCCCTTGGATGCCGGGCTCATTCAGTTGCTGGTGCTGATTTCGCTGCTGTTGGTCAATTCCAGCAGTGCCGCCGTCACGTTGTGGCTGTCCTGCCAAGGGGCTTGGACCCGTACCGCACAAAGGTAG
- the polA gene encoding DNA polymerase I, with product MAFRAXYALPPENFATDTGQHTNAVHGFTSMLLTMIRQQKPTHVVVAFDLETPTFRSQEYAEYKGGRNKTPEEFYGQIDLIIKVMAAMKIPTISVDGFEADDIIATLSTQGEAAGWDVLVVSGDRDAFQLITEKVLVLYPKKGISDIPPMDAAAVEAKYFVPPNRYSDLAALVXETADNLPGVPGVGPKTAAKWINLYGGLEGIXENMDAIGGKVXESLRAHVEDVKRNRHLNHLLRDMELPVAIADTVLQSPDREAVEELFDALQFNTLRKRLFDLFGEEEAIDDGAGHEVPAHQVLTDANSLESWLGASGVKIAVEVLTQPLGLMREATAVALVRAESAVVINLGTADAALETALAGWLGSESPKVVHEYKEALKALNPRGLTLGGVRDDTSISGYLIQPDRRTYDLADLSQVHLKVTFAAAGKESNGQLDLGLDADSGYADAVQRGYVALLLSEFFEPLLAERGAASLLTELELPLATVLAGMELTGIDISTERLAILLSDFTAMMDAAQTAAFAAIGHEVNLGSPKQLQEVLFEELGLPKTKKIKTGYTTDAASLKTLLEKTGHEFLAQLMAHREASXLKQMVETLKKSVDTDGRIHTTYAQNVAATGRLSSNNPNLQNIPIRSEEGRRVRDIFVVSEGYECLLAADYSQIEMRIMAHLSGDAGLIQAYAEGEDLHRYVGSHVFGVKPEEVTSAMRSKVKAMSYGXAYGLTSFGLSKQLEISVDEARTLVKDYFDRFGGVRDYLRGVVEQARIDGYTSTIEGRRRYLPDLSSTDRQLRELAERVALNSPIQGSAADIIKHAMLGVAGXLTAQGLKSRMLLQVHDELVLEVWPGERAAVEALVVAQMXAAAELRVPLEVQLGAGTSWNDSGH from the coding sequence ATGGCCTTCCGAGCTNTTTATGCCCTGCCGCCGGAGAACTTCGCCACCGACACCGGCCAGCACACCAATGCCGTGCACGGATTCACCTCGATGTTATTGACCATGATCCGCCAGCAGAAGCCCACCCACGTGGTGGTGGCCTTCGATCTTGAGACCCCAACTTTCCGTTCGCAAGAATATGCCGAGTACAAGGGTGGGCGTAATAAAACTCCGGAGGAATTTTACGGTCAGATCGATCTGATCATCAAGGTGATGGCCGCCATGAAGATTCCCACCATTTCTGTGGATGGTTTTGAGGCCGATGACATCATCGCCACGCTCTCCACCCAAGGTGAAGCCGCAGGGTGGGATGTGTTGGTTGTCTCAGGGGACCGGGACGCGTTCCAGCTCATCACCGAGAAAGTTTTGGTGCTCTACCCCAAGAAGGGTATTTCTGATATCCCGCCGATGGATGCGGCAGCCGTTGAAGCCAAATATTTTGTGCCGCCGAACCGCTATTCGGATCTTGCAGCACTGGTGNGGGAGACGGCAGATAACTTACCCGGCGTGCCTGGGGTAGGACCTAAAACTGCCGCGAAGTGGATTAACCTGTACGGCGGTCTTGAAGGCATCNTTGAGAACATGGACGCCATCGGCGGCAAAGTGNGGGAGTCGCTGCGCGCCCACGTCGAGGATGTCAAGCGTAACCGGCACTTGAACCACTTGCTGCGCGATATGGAGTTGCCCGTCGCCATTGCGGACACAGTCCTGCAATCACCTGACCGCGAAGCTGTGGAAGAGTTATTTGACGCGCTCCAATTCAATACGTTGCGCAAGCGCCTCTTCGACCTCTTTGGCGAGGAAGAAGCTATTGATGATGGCGCCGGTCATGAGGTGCCCGCTCACCAGGTGCTCACGGATGCGAACTCCCTTGAGTCCTGGCTCGGTGCATCCGGGGTCAAGATCGCGGTGGAGGTTCTGACCCAGCCGTTAGGGTTGATGCGTGAAGCAACCGCGGTGGCCCTAGTCCGTGCGGAATCCGCTGTGGTCATTAACCTTGGCACTGCTGATGCCGCCCTCGAGACTGCGTTGGCTGGTTGGCTTGGTTCTGAATCGCCCAAGGTAGTGCACGAATACAAGGAAGCTTTGAAAGCCCTGAATCCGCGTGGGCTCACACTCGGTGGAGTTCGCGATGACACCTCGATCTCCGGGTACCTCATCCAGCCTGACCGACGGACCTACGATCTGGCCGACTTAAGCCAGGTCCATCTGAAGGTCACGTTCGCCGCGGCGGGTAAGGAATCTAATGGCCAGTTGGATCTTGGCCTGGATGCCGATTCCGGTTACGCTGACGCCGTCCAGCGCGGTTACGTTGCGTTGTTGCTGAGCGAGTTCTTCGAACCCCTGCTGGCCGAACGCGGGGCGGCCAGCTTGTTGACCGAGCTGGAACTGCCGCTGGCTACAGTGTTGGCGGGGATGGAACTGACGGGCATTGACATCTCCACGGAGCGCCTGGCCATTCTTCTCTCTGATTTCACTGCCATGATGGACGCTGCCCAAACAGCCGCGTTTGCTGCGATTGGCCACGAGGTCAACTTAGGTTCTCCCAAGCAGCTCCAAGAAGTTCTGTTTGAGGAACTGGGCCTGCCCAAAACCAAGAAAATCAAAACGGGCTACACCACTGACGCTGCTTCGCTGAAGACGCTGCTGGAGAAAACCGGCCATGAGTTCCTCGCCCAGCTCATGGCACACCGGGAAGCCTCANAGCTCAAGCAGATGGTTGAGACGTTGAAGAAGTCTGTGGATACCGACGGACGTATCCACACCACCTATGCACAAAATGTTGCCGCCACCGGACGGTTGTCCTCCAATAATCCGAACCTGCAGAACATCCCGATCCGTAGCGAAGAGGGCCGCCGTGTCCGCGATATCTTTGTTGTTAGCGAGGGCTACGAATGCTTGCTGGCAGCTGACTATTCACAAATTGAAATGCGCATCATGGCGCACCTCTCCGGCGATGCCGGATTGATCCAGGCCTATGCCGAGGGTGAGGATTTGCACCGATATGTGGGTTCCCACGTATTTGGTGTAAAGCCGGAAGAAGTCACCTCAGCCATGCGCTCCAAGGTCAAGGCCATGTCCTACGGCNTTGCTTATGGCTTGACCAGCTTTGGGCTGTCCAAGCAGCTGGAGATCTCCGTCGATGAAGCGCGCACGCTGGTCAAGGACTACTTCGATCGGTTTGGCGGGGTTCGTGACTACCTGCGTGGCGTGGTGGAACAGGCCCGCATTGACGGGTACACCTCAACCATTGAAGGCCGCCGTCGCTACCTTCCTGATCTCTCAAGCACCGATAGGCAGCTGCGTGAACTAGCCGAACGCGTCGCCTTGAACTCACCTATTCAAGGTTCCGCTGCGGACATTATCAAGCACGCCATGCTTGGGGTTGCCGGGNAACTTACTGCGCAGGGCCTGAAATCACGTATGTTGTTGCAGGTCCACGACGAACTCGTCCTTGAAGTGTGGCCGGGCGAGCGCGCCGCCGTGGAAGCCCTTGTGGTGGCCCAGATGNGGGCAGCTGCCGAGCTCAGGGTTCCGCTGGAGGTTCAGCTCGGCGCGGGCACCAGCTGGAACGACTCCGGACACTAA
- a CDS encoding YigZ family protein, which translates to MSNPNETLGPNSYTTLAPGSDYRHEISIKRSRFITVLRRVQDESQAKDLVAELRREFYDARHHCSAFVVGAGRTIQRSNDDGEPSGTAGIPMLEALLKRQTWPQPGAGVPSKAAVDSNAAADLSDVCAVVVRYFGGILLGAGGLVRAYSESVSSSLERAPLVRRNRMKLYSVGVSHAEAGRLEHDLRSAGYVMTGNGYDATSTYVGLAMPDDAAVISTATERLAAYTSGSATLQPVGTDWVDSRYRRPDSMSGPQNP; encoded by the coding sequence GTGAGTAACCCCAACGAAACACTAGGGCCCAACAGCTACACAACCCTGGCTCCTGGCTCAGATTACCGGCACGAGATTTCCATCAAGCGCTCACGCTTCATCACCGTACTGCGGCGTGTCCAGGACGAATCGCAGGCGAAGGATCTTGTGGCCGAGTTGCGCCGCGAATTTTATGATGCAAGGCATCACTGTTCCGCCTTTGTCGTTGGTGCGGGCCGTACCATCCAACGCTCCAACGACGACGGCGAACCGTCAGGAACCGCCGGAATCCCCATGCTCGAAGCCCTCCTGAAGCGTCAGACATGGCCCCAGCCTGGAGCTGGCGTACCCTCTAAAGCCGCGGTGGACAGTAACGCCGCAGCAGATCTCAGCGACGTGTGCGCGGTGGTGGTCCGCTATTTTGGTGGGATTCTACTCGGAGCTGGTGGCTTGGTGCGCGCCTACTCCGAGTCAGTGAGTTCATCGTTGGAACGTGCGCCACTGGTGCGTCGGAACAGAATGAAATTATATAGTGTTGGCGTCTCACATGCAGAAGCAGGCCGGTTGGAGCATGACCTGCGCAGCGCAGGGTACGTGATGACCGGCAACGGCTACGACGCCACCAGTACCTATGTGGGTTTGGCCATGCCAGATGACGCCGCCGTGATCAGCACCGCCACCGAACGACTGGCCGCTTACACTAGCGGAAGCGCAACACTGCAGCCAGTGGGCACCGATTGGGTTGATTCCCGCTACCGGCGGCCCGATAGCATGTCAGGGCCCCAAAATCCCTAG